A genome region from Panicum virgatum strain AP13 chromosome 4K, P.virgatum_v5, whole genome shotgun sequence includes the following:
- the LOC120704981 gene encoding uncharacterized protein LOC120704981, translated as MAPPAPAAAAGQMALKAKRFVLGALAATLAVAVVVTVSSVVLRPARLQLRVTRARYSRGKSSSSSQDGGGVVELLLTLAANNTSERAAVRYESMFVDLTNSTAVVRAESMAFVTANLTTTLPLCQRRRSVADFSATLLLVPGIWTDSSGDLTTNRFAVVVTATARFKVGIARTRLFDIKLACRPVRFVLVDEAAAKQSGGAPDGPPPPVDCVPI; from the coding sequence ATggcgcctccggctccggcggcggccgccggccagaTGGCCCTCAAGGCCAAGCGCTTCGTCCTGGGGGCTCTCGCGGCGACGCTCGCCGTGGCGGTCGTCGTCACCGTATCCTCCGTCGTCCTGCGCCCGGCGCGCCTCCAGCTCCGCGTCACGCGCGCGCGCTACAGCCGCGgcaagtcgtcgtcgtcgtcccaggacggcggcggcgtcgtggagctcctcctcaCCCTCGCCGCCAACAACACCAGCGAGCGCGCGGCGGTCAGGTACGAGAGCATGTTCGTCGACCTCACCAACAGCACGGCGGTCGTCCGAGCCGAGTCCATGGCCTTCGTCACGGCCAACCTGACGACGACCCTGCCGCtgtgccagcgccgccgcagcgtcGCCGACTTCTCCGCGAcgctgctgctggtgccggGGATCTGGACGGACTCCTCCGGCGACCTGACGACCAACAGGTTCGCCGTGGTCGTCACCGCCACGGCGCGGTTCAAGGTTGGCATCGCACGGACGCGGCTGTTCGACATCAAGCTGGCCTGCCGGCCCGTCCGCTTCGTCCTCGTCGACGAAGCTGCTGCTAAACAGAGTGGTGGTGCCCCCGATGGCCCCCCGCCGCCGGTCGATTGCGTGCCTATTTAA
- the LOC120704982 gene encoding aspartyl protease family protein At5g10770-like, whose translation MGLGGGPESLVSQTAASHGNAFSYCVPTTASDSGFFVLGAPAPGARGAFVTTPLLRNPRVPTFYRVLLRDIAVGGRRLNVPAAALAAGSVVDSRTVITRLPPTAYQALRAAFRGRMGAYRPAPPRGSLDTCYNFAGVFVVRVPRVALVFDGNAVVELDPSGILFNDCLAFAPTSGDGLPGVIGNVQQRTIEVLYDVGGGAVGFRRGAC comes from the coding sequence atggggctcggcggcggcccggagtCGCTGGTGTCCCAGACCGCGGCCTCCCACGGGAACGCCTTCTCCTACTGCGTCCCGACGACGGCGAGCGACTCCGGGTTCTTCGTCctcggcgcgccggcgccgggcgccCGCGGCGCGTTCGTGACGACACCCTTGCTCCGGAACCCGCGGGTGCCCACGTTCTACCGCGTGCTCCTCCGGGACATCgccgtcggcgggcggcggctcaacgtgcccgcggcggcgctcgccgccggctcggTGGTGGACTCGCGCACGGTGATCACCCGGCTGCCGCCGACGGCGTACCAGGCGCTGCGCGCGGCGTTCCGGGGCAGGATGGGCGCGTACCGCCCGGCGCCGCCCAGGGGCAGCCTGGACACCTGCTACAACTTCGCCGGCGTCTTCGTCGTGAGGGTCCCGAGGGTGGCGCTGGTGTTCGACGGCAACGCCGTCGTGGAGCTGGACCCCTCGGGGATCCTGTTCAACGACTGCCTCGCCTTCGCGCCCACCAGCGGCGACGGCCTGCCGGGCGTCATCGGCAACGTGCAGCAGAGGACCATCGAGGTGCTCTacgacgtcggcggcggggccgtgggGTTCCGCCGGGGCGCGTGCTGA
- the LOC120704983 gene encoding patellin-1-like: MGACATKPKTLEGKAPAEATISTPKVAPETTVPTEEVAAPEQVVEKVVEEAKEEPAAAAELPAPAEPEQKAEAVPEAIAEPEHKEEELVLEKTIVEEEKPASAPVEEEKTAAAAEVAEEPTEVKKDAAEEEKKPTQS; this comes from the exons ATGGGTGCCTGCGCAACCAAGCCCAAGACGCTTGAGGGGAAGGCCCCCGCCGAGGCCACCATCTCCACACCCAAGGTTGCTCCCGAGACCACCGTCCCCACCGAG GAGGTTGCGGCGCCTGAACAGGTAGTCGagaaggtggtggaggaggccaaggaggagccggcggcggcggcagagctgCCTGCCCCCGCCGAGCCCGAGCAGAAGGCTGAGGCGGTTCCGGAGGCGATCGCCGAGCCCGAGCACAAGGAAGAGGAGCTAGTCTTGGAGAAGACGATCGTCGAGGAGGAGAAGCCTGCTTCAGCCCctgtggaggaggagaagaccgccgccgccgccgaggtggCGGAGGAGCCCACGGAGGTGAAGAAGgacgccgcggaggaggagaagaagccgACGCAGAGCTGA
- the LOC120702430 gene encoding FCS-Like Zinc finger 3-like, with amino-acid sequence MMEARYVKAASRFFLAGKVGNAGDGCGGGGHGRHFLDACFLCKREITSDRHIFMYKGDAAFCSDECRQDQRAMDAALKAARRRHRALLRSASLPAPAAGSAPVGTMPRRPTVAGLAAATLYVMPG; translated from the exons ATGATGGAGGCGAGGTACGTGAAGGCGGCGTCCCGGTTCTTCCTCGCCGGGAAGGTCGGGAACGCCGGcgatggctgcggcggcggcggtcacgGCCGCCACTTCCTCGACGCCTGCTTCCTGTGCAAGCGCGAGATCACCTCGGACCGCCACATCTTCATGTACAA GGGCGACGCGGCGTTCTGCAGCGACGAGTGCAGGCAGGACCAGAGGGCGATGGACGCCGCGCTCAAGGCCGccaggcgccgccaccgcgccctgCTGCGCAGCGCGTCCCTGCCAGCGCCGGCCGCGGGGAGCGCGCCGGTGGGCACGATGCCACGGCGGCCGACCGTcgcgggcctcgccgccgccacactgTACGTCATGCCCGGCTAG